The Pichia kudriavzevii chromosome 3, complete sequence nucleotide sequence aagagagaaattatatatataaaaatcGGGCACTTAAAGGAGTCACTCGAAGAGACGAAAAAGTCTATTTCGACTAATGAGCTCAAAAAGTTAAATAGAATTTACTCTCAATTTGAAAGTAGTAAGCGGCCAAGTGAGATGAAGAGTGGTGAAGGTAGTACAGAGGTTGGAGTCAGGACTTCACTTATGTAGACCAAAACTGAACTTCTTTGTTAATTAAAAAAACTAAGAATATAAAGTAAATAGTTAGGATATATAATTTATGGAAAAGGAGAGACAATGTTGGCGCATGATTATGTTTTCTCTGCAGGAGTTGTACTAGCAGGGACCGTTCTTAAAGTTTGTTGAGTGTTTTGACGTGAGTGAACTGGACGACGCTTGGTGATAGCATCGGTTTCGTAACCCCATTCAGAGAAATCGTTTTCATCTTCGTATAGGCCAAGCTCGATaccttctctttcaatttccttgTTTGAAAGCTTTGGCAGTTGTTGGGCAACAATGAAAGCTGGTTTCTTCTCAACAAAAGCCTTAGCAAAAATGATATCGATTTCTTCCAACGATCTACCAGCAGTTTCTGGGTAAAACATATAGATAATTGGAACGTAGATGAAGTTCATAGCTGCAAAGAACAAATAACAACCCCATCTAGttctgttgatgaagattggAGTGAACATTACGACGGCAAAGTTAGATAACCAGTTTGTACATGTTGATGCCGAAGCAGCCATGGTTCTTGTTCTCATGGAATTGATTTCTGGTGGGTATAGCCAAGGTAGAGGCAATATAGTAAAGCCAAATATACAAATGAATAAAAACAAGCCCACTGCAGCACCTTTagcattttcttttgtgtCATGCACCAAACATCCAAATGCTATTATGAAGGAGGATCCTTGTCCAATTGCTCCTGTAAAAAATAGTTTTCTCCTACCTACTCTTTCTATTAGGAAAAATGCAAGAACTGTAAAACATGTATAGATGGATGAAAAAACTCCACCTAGAGTCAACGCCATCCGTCTGCTCAACCCAACAGTCgtttcaaacaaaacagtTGAATAGTAGATGGCTGCATTACAACCGGTGAATTGTTGGAAGAACTGACTTGAAGACCCGATAAGTACTCTATTCAGATACTGATGTTTAGAGGGGGTGAAGAATTCCTTAAGAGTGATACGTTTGGAAAATCTGTTGTTAGCATCTCTAACAAGAATAACTTCTTCTAACAAATCTGGGTCATTGATTGAAGTGTCATGGAGTTGGGCCAAGACATAACGTGCTTCTTCGATCTTATCTTTGGTGATTAAGAATCTTGGAGATTCAGGTAGGCCgatcatcaaaaaaaaacagagacCAGCATAAACAACTTGTAAGGCAAGTGGTAACCTCCAAGATATAGAGCCTTTAG carries:
- a CDS encoding uncharacterized protein (PKUD0C00900; Pfam Domains: Sugar_tr(3.1e-120)|MFS_1(6.7e-19)), with the protein product MTVKTKTFSKEDKSFDVENGQLGQPSTSTESWSQDQKISTNTPLLPQLEENHFSMTKYAMFSNIATLGLKGKILQHTITFACVVCFSLFGYDQGLMAGIITAPQFVETFPAVGGVSHHTTVVQGAVTSCYELGCFFGALSAMYFGGKWGRKRMIMFGCVIIIMGTFISIFPFKGHWALGHFIIARSFTGFGNGFNTATIPVYQSELSDATNRGFMVTFEGCMVAVGTTTAYWIVFGLSYAKGSISWRLPLALQVVYAGLCFFLMIGLPESPRFLITKDKIEEARYVLAQLHDTSINDPDLLEEVILVRDANNRFSKRITLKEFFTPSKHQYLNRVLIGSSSQFFQQFTGCNAAIYYSTVLFETTVGLSRRMALTLGGVFSSIYTCFTVLAFFLIERVGRRKLFFTGAIGQGSSFIIAFGCLVHDTKENAKGAAVGLFLFICIFGFTILPLPWLYPPEINSMRTRTMAASASTCTNWLSNFAVVMFTPIFINRTRWGCYLFFAAMNFIYVPIIYMFYPETAGRSLEEIDIIFAKAFVEKKPAFIVAQQLPKLSNKEIEREGIELGLYEDENDFSEWGYETDAITKRRPVHSRQNTQQTLRTVPASTTPAEKT